The sequence CATCCCCTTCGCGCTTCGCCCGCCCTATCCATCCGCGCGCTGGCAGGTAGGGGCTTATCTATGTGATTCGCTACGCTTGTCTGCGCCTATCGGCTGATTCTATTGCCGGTGCGCTAGCTTAAGGAAAGCAGTTCGTTCCGCATCAATTGTACAATAAAATATATCTCGATTGGACTAAGGAAGAACAAAAAATCTTCGCTCGATGATTATTTAGTTTCTCCTGTTACCTTGTTTCAAAGCTAGCGCCCCTGCTCTTTCTATGAGTTGGCTACTCCGTTGTACGCTATCTTTCTCTTCACACCTGGCCACCCCGGTTCCTTTCTGCTTTTTTTCTTGCTACGGGATTAGCCTGTTTGGCGTGGTTTGTTACCTAAAAACACCATCCTTTCTTATTGGCGTTAGGGAAAAGTcgaatttcttttttaatcccTGGGGAGTTTCACGCTCGAGACCAATCATCTATGTAAAATAGATGAGAGCGAGAAAGAAGGCTCGAGAGACCTGTCTGGAATCAATCAACAAAAGCTTCACTTCACCTGCACAAGCACACGGTACTATACTAATGGAAGCCCTACCTACCGAGGAACCACATGAAACGAAgaataaaacttaaaactcgCTAGAATGCAATGTAAGGGTTACGACGGATGGGACCTTAATAAGGCAATTTCTAAGATAAGACGGACGACTCGGCTGCCTTCCCCGCTAAAAATCTTTCCCGACGGTCGCTCAAGCACTTTCACGCAACAAGAAAGCAAAGCCTATCGTATCTCGCGCCATCCGAATAGGTTTCAAAGCAAGCAGTACGGCGCAACAGAGGAGCCCATTCAGTATCGTCTTTGTTTTAGAATATTAATGCGTCCTGTCTTCATGTTGTATTATTCCCATTGACTGTGACCAAACTGCGTTCCGAGTGTCTTTGTAGAGAAGAGATAAATCTTCCCCTAAGATAGTCAGGGATAAACCGCTCTACAGAACAGGGAACAGGAAGGAAAGTAAAAACCCCCGATAAGAAAAAGCAATCAGCCGCTGTCACCGACCGGGACTCAGATCGGATGGTGGAGTACTATTCTACCACAACGAGACAGGCATCATCGAATCGAAGGCCGAATAGAAAGCATTCCCCCCAGTTAAGAGTGCTTCTGCCCCGCCAACAGCTCTCCGGTCTCCCCAGGTGCTCATGTTACTTAACAAAAAAGCATGAAAATTATGACGTAGGGTGGAAACCCTTCGTGACTGCAATCGTACGTTTTCGTCTTAAGAGAAACAACCTCTGAATCTGGTTTTGTCATTAGGATAGGAGGGAAATCGGCAGCTCGACGGAGAGCTTGCCCGGNTTCGGCATGTATGAGATTTTCTTTCCTCTATCTATGTCATACTTGGGATTCACTGGCTGGAGGGTCTAAGACCCTTTCGGAAGCAAACCCCAGAAGAAAGATGGAGGGGGCACTACCTGCAGTTAGAACAGACAGATAAGAGCACATAGCATCACTTACTGGGATCGTCGAACGGAGAGCAGCATCGCATTGAGAATTGACTCGTCGGATTAACCACTTAGACGGAGAGTTATGTTTCGGAGTCAATTGATCCCTCGATCAAGTCCTAACTAGAAATATCttaagagaagaagagaaatcaTTTGGATTCGAGGCGAAGCCCCTCTCCTTAGAGTCAAGTGGCTTTCAAGCCCTCTCCGCCGTTACGGAGTTCTTCTGCTCTAATCTTCGAAATAGAAGGTCAGTTGACTGAGGAGGGGGCTGACGCCTGCCCAGTGCCGGAAGGTCAAGGAAGTTGGTGACCTGATGACAGGGGAGCCGGCGCTGCCCCCCGCCGTGGGGTTAAGGGGGAGgtatttttagtaatttgaCAGTTGTTAGACactaacaaaaatttaaaaaaggaaaaggggtGTGGTTGATGACCTGGGGTTGTGGGGAGTGATGTGacttgtgagtttttttttgccttttttttctatataaggGCAAATGTGGATTGTAGGCATTTACTATATTTCTTGTAACATCATAATCTCCAAAGACCTAAAGCTTGACCCAAATTCGAgatagaaaaattataaaaatctttttttttttagtgaatcTATATGTGTGATAATAACAATGAAGAAATGTGAGTTGTGCAGTTCAATAGCAAGAGTTTATTGTGAATCAGATCAAGCCAGTCTTTGTTGGGATTGTGATGCCAGAGTTCACACAGCCAATTTCCTTGTGGCTAAGCATTCAAGAATTCTTCTCTGTAATTCTTGCCAATCACTTACCCCATGGAGTGGCTCTGGCTCTAAGCTTGGTCCCACTGTTTCTGTTTGCCAGAAATGTTTTCATAATGATGGCGAAGATCAAGATCTTAATGATCATAATAATGATGAtacagaagaagaagatgatgatgaggaCGACGacgaagatgaagatgaagatgatggAAGCAGTGATGGTGATAATCAAGTTGTTCCTTTGTCTTCTTCAACTACAGATCAACCTAATCCTCCCTCTTTGACTTCAAGCTCTTCAAGTAGTGAAGATTCCACTAGCGGATTTCACAGAAGAAGTGTAATTGGATTTTCACCTAACAGAACAGAGGAAAATATTCAATCCCATTATTGTGTAAGTCTTTAATTCCTCTTTGTTATtagttactccctccgtttcaatacTTGACATTATGTTCtaaaattaaagttgaaaagtgaagaattacattatttttaagcAGGAGAGAGTAACGCATGATTCCAATATTGTTTTCTAAAACTGAATGTGTGttctgttttctttttgtattttcagGGCATTACAAGACCTGAAGAGAAGGTAGAAAGGAGGAGTTCATGGAGATGGAGATAATTATTAAAGAAGGGATATTTACAGATCAAAAGCTAATTCTGTTATctcatcaatgtatgaataaatcTTCTTGTAAATGACATGTGAGTTAGCTAGTCTTTCTTGTTCCCATTTGCTCACTCTTGAAATCTGTATAATGATTTTACTGCATacactaattttttaatatatatttttcctatgacaatccttttattttttccatgtgagagtcttttttattttatttttgtctacttgaaaatataaaaaccaGATGCAGCAAATCAAGATGAGGGAAAAATATGATTAGGACAACACAGCTCTCAATTATGTTGATAATGATTGATAACTCATGGTTTTACTCATGGCAAGCAAGAC comes from Solanum stenotomum isolate F172 unplaced genomic scaffold, ASM1918654v1 scaffold15835, whole genome shotgun sequence and encodes:
- the LOC125850289 gene encoding zinc finger protein CONSTANS-LIKE 2-like; amino-acid sequence: MKKCELCSSIARVYCESDQASLCWDCDARVHTANFLVAKHSRILLCNSCQSLTPWSGSGSKLGPTVSVCQKCFHNDGEDQDLNDHNNDDTEEEDDDEDDDEDEDEDDGSSDGDNQVVPLSSSTTDQPNPPSLTSSSSSSEDSTSGFHRRSVIGFSPNRTEENIQSHYCGITRPEEKVERRSSWRWR